Within the Siniperca chuatsi isolate FFG_IHB_CAS linkage group LG18, ASM2008510v1, whole genome shotgun sequence genome, the region CATCTGTTAAATCTTCGCTTTCATTTTCTTCAGGAAATTAGGAAAGTGATTTTGCTTACAATGAAAAATAGAGTACAATCCATAAAGTCAACAAACCACATCTATCCTGTGGCAGCAATCTTTCTATTTATTCCACTTCTACCTGGTGATAACGGTATCTTCTACATATTATAGTTACTCATATGCACTTCTTTGGCATCAGCTAAATGAAATGCTATTTAAATGCAATGGTGCCTTGATTCGTAAATTTTTCAGACCATATTCGCGTTGCACTGAACAGCCTTCTGCTTAAACTGCTCATCCAGAATCACAGCACATTACTGTAACGTAATTcgtaggagacagggttggctTACAGTCGTGCTTGGCAGACACTGTGCTGAATAATATACATCCTCACAGATAGACCCATCAACAGATTCATTGTTCTGCTGCTGATAATGACTTCAAATGTCAGATTCACTGCTACAGAGATATATTACTAGATATACATAGTGACGTTAGAGGTAGTTTGCTGGATAGAGCTAGATACACTATAAATGTATTGGATAGATACCTAGATAGAGATAAACAGctacagatagatagatggatagatagatagatagatagatagatagatagatagatagatagatagatagatagatagatagatagatagatagatagatagatagatagatagatagatagatagaaagaaagaaagaaagaaagaaagaaagaaagaaagaaagaaagaaaacatcatattttctcCTTACCCAACACAATCACCACGGTTTTCAGCAGAGACATCATGGTATCTCGGTTGCGTCGTGGTCCAGAGCTGTGCCGTGACATTCTCATGGTCCTCTGGCGCACATAGACAAAGATGTGGGCATATAgtgtcaccatgacaacaaaagTCACTAGGTTAAACACAGCCCAGAAGACCAGGTAGGAGTTGCTGTAAAGCGGCGCCATGTTGGAGCAAGACTCAATATTACAGATACAGTTCCAGCCCACGCTGGGGATGGCCCCCATGACTATAGACATGGTCCAGATTATGAcaatcaccaccaccacacgGCGGTTACTCATACGCGTGTGCAGCTGCATGCGGAACACTGTGATGTGGCGCTCGATGGCGATGGCGAGCAGGTTGGCCACAGATGCCGTCAGGCTGGTATCAATCAAGCCTTGGCGCAGCAGCCATGTCGAAACAGTCAGGCGCCTCGTGTTTGGTCCTGTGTTGAACATCAAGTAGAAGTAGGCCAGTCCAGCAAAGAAGTCAGCAGCTGCCAGATTGGCCATCAGGTAGTAGATGGGGAAGTGGAATCTCCTGTTGACGTAGATGGCGATCATCACTAGAAGGTTGGCGAGCATGATGAAGATGCACACAGTGATGCCAAGGCCCATCACCAGCCTGCTGACGGTGTTCCAGTCAGTAGCAAGGTACTTGCCACTGCGATTGTAGAAGTAGGCGATGGTCTCGTTGTAGTAACACTGTTCCTCATCCATGGTGATAGTGGTGCTTtctgaaaggaaaaaatatattaaatgttaaaaaataaattgagcAATTTATGTGAAGTTTGTTAATATTGACCAAGGTGATCTCATCAATACAGGGTTCTCCCTGTACTCTAGTGGTATTTGTGGAGGTGctggatattttattttaaaagctaGGCTTATTTTTCATATGCACTGATCTGTAACACTGATCATCATCTCAGAACAATTCCCACAGGATGAAAATACTAGATTTCATCAGTAGATCATATCTGGTTGTTTGCCTTGAACTGGCAACTGAACCATAGTGTATAAGCCAAGTGTGTGGTGTTTGAACATCACAAAAGCTAGATTAAAATGAGCAATGGAAAAAGCCCTGTAATGAATGGCCAGGTAGTTCAGGCGAAGAGTTTGGCATACATGTGAATTTCAATCTGATTGCATTTTCTGTGTAAATAAAAcctaaaacccaaagagattggCTCAAAATGTACccaagcagtgtgtgtgtgtgagtctaggcatgtttgtgtgttagagtGTGAGAGTCTAGGCCTATGTATTTTATTATCCCAAGATTTCTGCTAcgaaatttaaaaatgaagcattaacatttacattacattacatttgtgcATCTGGATAGCAAGGACGCCCCTGTCTGTGATCACCAGTAGGAATCAACAATCAAAACCATCACACCATCAAATGGCCATTATAAAGGCAAAAGTGTACTTTAGCTGCCATTTAAAGcatgataaatgtttttaaaaaatgttttatttcaactAAGTATTTACATGGATTCAGGACACCAAAAGAAAATCTGTCTATACTAATCAGAACGGCCTTTCTGTTGATTTTCCTGAGTACAGGTCCTATTTTTATGCTTCAGAAGAAAGGAAGAGTTAATCTATACTTTttggaaaaaatacatatattccTCTTTCATAATGTTCAACACAAAGCAGCGCTTTAGGAAACATGCAGACTTTAGCTGCATCCCCTTTGGATTTAGACTCAACATGATTAGtagtcatttgtgtgtgtgtgtgtgtgtgtgtgatacagacAGTATGTGACAGTATTTCACATACAGAAAACAGCCATCGTTAAGACAGGAACAGCAGCTTTATAAGAGCAAAAGGTCTTGAAACCAAAACTTGTCCACAAGTCACAGTTAACAGCAACAAGGTggtatgtttgtgtgcctgcatgCTTGCCTGCTAtttgtgtgtagctgtgtgtgtgtgtatgtatctatgTGTGCTGTATGAATTAACCCGTGCGATATGaagctgaaaaatgttttttccatctGGTGGAGCTTTATGagtgtttctgctttaaaaaacacatcagaggaAACTGagtagcaacagcagcaacatgacGCTTAAGAAtcaactcacacacataaacaatgCTCACAgaaacatatgtgtgtgtgtgtgtgtgtgtgtgtgtgtgtgtgtgtgtaataagcTCCAGACCCACACAGATGCTGGCTAGTCTCTCTCATACACCCCAGACCGGAAACAGGACCTCCGGGCTAGAGTAGAgtggagtgtttgtgtgtgtgtgtgtgtgtgtgtgtgtgtgtgtgtgtgtgtgtgtgtgtgtgtgtgtgtgcgtgtgtgtgtgtgtgtgtgtgtgaagtattGCGTGTGTGTAagtaaaacagagacaaagagagagaagggggtaTCAACTGCAGAAACAAGAGGGAACAAGGAATGAAAGAACAAGTATTAGAAGTTCTGCGTCAAAGGCCAGTGTTTTTGTGGAAATCCTTCTCTCTTGATTTACCTTCTAATATGACCGTTCAAATCCTCTAagccctcttttctctctgcagtgaCACAGCAAACATCTCCTCTCTGCCAAAAGTGAACTGCAAACACGAAGgactcttttttcccccctcttggACTAATTTGCAATGTTGGAAAAATCACAACCTTCACCTCTCAAAAATTCCCATGAAAAATAAGGGATACTCCTGGGAAATAAGGCAGTGCTGAAAGCTGTGAAAGCTGAAGTttgccaaaaatatttttcagcccCTGCACCTCAACTGCTAAGGAGCACTAAATCTCATTGAACATACCGTTTTGACAGCCATGATGTACAAGACATGTTACCTAATGTAGAGCATTAGTTTTGCCGGTAGCAATAACCCATAATTTAGTTCCTGACTGTGCATTTGTTCATAGAACCCCATGCTATAAATTCTAAATTTAGCCAATTTTTAATCCTAATTCAAGCCAAAAGCAATACTGTACATCAACTATACAGTAGGCTGGCTCAGAATGTTGGCAGTGTACAACGCCTTTATATTCCTTAGCCAAAACGGGTGTCTATTAGGCATGGCAGTGCACCAATAACAGTATAAAGGAAGTCCTAATCAATTAAATAAACGGTTTTCTGGACTGTTTATATCTCCAATTTCCTGAGGCGGACCGATAGCGGACTCCATCTGCAGCCATGTTATTTAATTCACTGAAATAACAATGGTACATTCTATTAGCTGTATTTAATTATTGCTAATACTGTACTGCTCCAGACACGCCGGATGTATCTGCTCAATTTCTCCACGATGATTTCTGAGGAGACAAAAAATACACACTGGCCAGTAATCATTATAATAGGGCCACATTTTTTCATTACATGTTTACATTTGACTAATGACTAATGTTTCAGAATTCTTAAGGAAGAGCAAACAAAATATCCTTATTTGGGATAAGTGTGCTCTTATGTatattaaaacaatttttatttgCTATAATGATTCCTACTTTTtatactggccattaagagatcccttACTAAAGCACTTACAATGTAAGGACAAAATCCACTGTCCTTATTCTGTACAAAAATGCGTTGCAAAGTGTATCTGAAGTTAAGATGagacttcagcagtctgagttagctAAAACAAGTGAGTATCTTCCAAATTGTCTGTcaacaaaaagagggaattttgtactaaaaaaaagaatttgtaAATAACTTTGGAAGATAGCTACTTGATTTGTTCTAACTTAGACTGCTGAAGActcatattaacttcagctATAACTCGGAGTATATTTGTGCATTGTTTTAAGagagacttgaaaaaatgtgaacctatccttcaAGAAAACTACTTTTATTGATCAgataatacattaaaaaagggTTAGAGTTATATTTTTTCCCTTTGATGTCTGTGGTGATCACTTTAGAAAGGACATTATCAGACCCGCATGTAATTTTGAggtttttaattgttgtttataTCCAGAGAAGGCAGTAACTCAGCCATTAAGAAGCAGTGAAAGGAGTAGCTGAATGACAGCATGCAACACTAAAGTAGGATGGATCCACAGTGAGGGAGCGCTCTATGACAGCTACCGCCCCAGATGAAAGCTTATCTATTCTGTCATCTGTGGCTTATGGCCATTAAACGTCTGGAGGGAGCAGTCACCGGGGCATTAGATGCCTGAGGCGAGTCGTCAGTACTAGAAAGTGGAGGAAGTGTCAGTGACCTCTCAGTACACATTCCCAACACTTTCATCAGACCCTTAGTCTGCAGAGAGAGAtcctgtcattgtgtgtgtgtgtgtgagtgtgtgtgtgtgtgtgtgttcgttaGCAACAGCCGGAGGGTGGGTCTtgtaaaaaggaaacattgaGCAAGAAAGACGACACAGAAAGAGGGGATTTTAGATTTCTGTGTTCCCGCACctgggtgtgcatgtgtgcactaTGAAAAAGAAGTTGAAGCattttagagtgtgtgtgtgagtgagtgaaagaggaaagtttgggagtgtgtgtgtgtacaatgtgTTGAACCTCGAGTGTTAAAGACAGAACAAAATGCTCGCTGTGCTTGAGTGTGTGTCGACACACTCTCTTCATGCTTGTTAGTAATGTGTGATAGAGTCTGgctgtgtggagagagagagagaagaaagtgtgttttgtgtgtacgtgtgtgtgtgtgtgtgtgtgtgtgtgtgtgtgtgtgtctgtgtgtaactGTCTAACAGTCTGTGAAAGGACCACCCTGGAATCCATACAAGTGAGGTCATAACTCAAGCATCAGCACCAGGGCTACATCCGTATATTCCTAACATTCGTCTAATTAACACACGCACTCAGTGATCCTAGTCTCTGTTTTACTGTTACAATCATACACACTTCATCTGTTGTTTGCAAatgaacaaacacataaacttactgtactgtgcttttcatgttttaacttCAGAGGAATGAGACACTTCCTCACAGGACGAGATATTCCTGCCTCCTCAGAGTTGTTGAAAGCTGCCAAGACCAAAAGTCTAAGTCCCACTTGCTGCTGCTAGTGACTGCAAAGTCCATTACACGCTGAAATGAGCAACTCTTGAAGATGGGGTGAGGAGAATCAAAAGGTTTATGGAAATTTTATGGGAATCTTCTGAATGGATTATGAGGCATCTTGTGTGCAAacttgacattttgactttagGAGAGCTGGAGTGCCCAAAATGGAATGGCTTCATGTCATGGAATCCATCTTTaagattttgacatttctttgtgtACACAAGGAAATTTTGACGTAACAGTGCTAAAGGGGCTACAAATATATTAATACCCCCCCCCAATAccccaaaacaacatgtttacgttcaagtgattaagtaattatgacaggaggaGGTAATGTGCTTTAGATGGTTGGACGGGTCAACAAAACTTCtgactttaacacaggagaccgctgttcgacattggtttcttttagcCCCAGTCGTTCCCTGACTGTAACCACATGGTCATTACTGTAATCATGACGACGAACGTCCCCTAACAATGAAGAAATTAAtctaacccaaa harbors:
- the lpar1 gene encoding lysophosphatidic acid receptor 1; the protein is MDEEQCYYNETIAYFYNRSGKYLATDWNTVSRLVMGLGITVCIFIMLANLLVMIAIYVNRRFHFPIYYLMANLAAADFFAGLAYFYLMFNTGPNTRRLTVSTWLLRQGLIDTSLTASVANLLAIAIERHITVFRMQLHTRMSNRRVVVVIVIIWTMSIVMGAIPSVGWNCICNIESCSNMAPLYSNSYLVFWAVFNLVTFVVMVTLYAHIFVYVRQRTMRMSRHSSGPRRNRDTMMSLLKTVVIVLGAFIICWTPGLVILLLDVFCASCNVLTYEKFFLLLAEFNSAMNPIIYSYRDKEMSATFRQILCCQRQENVNGTTAEGSDRSASSINHTVLSGGMHHHHHHNEHSVV